Sequence from the Vicia villosa cultivar HV-30 ecotype Madison, WI unplaced genomic scaffold, Vvil1.0 ctg.001420F_1_1, whole genome shotgun sequence genome:
taattaaataatatccacctaatattaaataactaaataattattAGGCTTAATACATCCTTTCGtcccttaatttaatttaaagtttCACATTAGTCCCTTATTTAATAAACGTTACGTGTTGGTCCCTTGACAACAATTCTGTTATCTAACTTAATCCTTTATGTTAAATGTTGGGGAAAAACGTTAACTTTAGCTTATGTGGCAATATATGTGGCATTTTATTATCTGAATTGGCTTTTACAATATCTCTCTTAATATATGATATTGCGGAGGTCAAAAACCCCATCAAATTAGATTTAAAAAACCCCCGCTATTCATACTTGTTTTTTGTTGTTCATTTACCATGCATATGCTGACTCAGATATTTAAAAAATGCTTTGTTGTCATGCCACATAAGCCAAACTTAACGTTTTTCAGCAACATTTAACAGAAAGGATCAATTTGGCTAACGGAACTATTGTTAAGGGACCGATACGTAACGTTTATTAACTAAGGGACTAAAGTGaaatctaaaattaaattaaaggacTTCGTGACTAATTAAGCCTAATTATTAACTTATATAATTCCATTAGTCCTACTCTCTACACCACCAACTTCTACACTTTTACTCACACACCCCACTATCTTAATTCTATTTCTAAGGCCACTACCCCACACAAAGTAGCCCAATACACCAAAACACCAACAATTATTCATAAACACCTATAATCACTTAATATTCacgcaaaattaattaaataactaattaaataattaatctagattTTTGGGGCGTTACACTTTCTCTCTTGGGCGGAGATTCGCCACTAGAAGTTGAAACCAAAATTTTGCAGTAGAGAAGCACGACTAGAGAGCTCACTTTGGTTGGCATAAATTTTCAGTGAAGTTGGGTTGAGTAGACATTGTTGAATTCATAGTGTTCAACACAACTACCTATCTCTTGACAGTTGATTGTCTTAGCAATCAGTTATGGAGTAATGAAGAAATTAGTGTCATTGACATAGGACTTGATGACTTCATCATGACCGACTGGCACAACAAAGGCATTCATCCAGAACTCTTTAACGAGATTAGTGTATATGGGTCATGAAGAATGTGAAAGTAATCATTCAACCTCGGTTTGTTAACAACTTTCCATAGTTCAAAACGATCGAAATCATTAAAATCTACATACTTTTCATTGATAACGAACAACAGATTTGCATCCATTTTTGAAACAATAGGACTTTGAAACAAGGAAACAAGACACCGAGAGTTGGTAATGAGACGTTGAAAATAGGAAAAGACTTTGAAACAATGTTTGAAGACATAACCAGACTCTTAAATAGCTCAAAAGCCTCCTTGATAATCTAAAAGAGACGTTACGACTTGAATATAGCTGATCATTGCTATTCTAGTTATATGATTCTAATGCATGCGCGCCACGTCAGTGTTTTAACCTCTTTTTTaattgtatattttatttataaattaaatgttATAACCCATCGACTTTCCAAAAAAATCGTGGGAACTTTGAAATCtctattttaattgtatttttatttgtaaataaatgttcTAACCTGTCattttccaaaacaaaaaaaccGAGAAAACATTTGAACctctattttaattgtttttttgtaaataaatgtTCTAACCCGTCGGTTTTTCTAAAATCCGAGAGAACACTCAGCATTAAATTTGAGGATATTTATcaaatctttgtcgtccatttCATAACACTCAAGATATTACCATTTGTGATTCgcgtgaaacataaataaatttcattataaaagcattttgaaacatcataaagCGCTTGAAACTATCCTCCACTTTAAGATATGCAATAATCTTTAAGAGAgaatcatttatttatctaaccctttttttGTTCCCCGGAATACTATGCACCCATCATTTGATATTCCCCATAATATCAAGGATTTGAAGATCGAATATCATGAAGAGTTTAAGGTTTGCAAGAGTGTTTTTCATGAATAGTTCTCTACGATTGATTGCTAGAGCAGGaaattatttgggtttaaggtttgtgttcttaagtATTTATTTGAGctgaaaattatttatttatataacccTTTTTTGTCTACCCTTTTTTTGTTCATATCATAAACAAATGCAAGCAAAAGTCATAGAGAATACCCTTTTTTTGTTTGGAGAATATCAAGGgattgaagatccaacatatgatcttcataaacaattaatttttttctgtgtaaaaaatataatattctggataaacactatagtttgtaaacaaattattttattaatgttctgtgtaaacaatgtaacgagttttattttaaaaaaaaactaataacccTTCGATTTTCTTAATAAATCGAGATAAAAATCActagtttttgtaaataataaaagtggtGAAGCTGGGGTTCAAACCCATGTGCTAATAAAATTAGACCTCGATGTTTTAAACACCGAGGTGATAAGTATGTACTTTTTATGGCAACCTTGTTTACCTCGCTTCTAATATCTAGGTAAAACGCATTCGATGTTAGATGCGTTATTTGTAGTAATGTGTGAATCAATTGATTTACTCCTGAAAGAACTTCTTCTTATTCTGGGTGATCCCCGTGAGTACGACTATAATGGTGGAATGCTGATATGAGCAGTGAAAGCATCACATAGTtcatttcataaattttttttcatatagtTCATTTCATAAATTTTTTCTCATGTCTGGGAGGGTTTTAAACCATGTCATAGAATTTCCCTAATGCCAAGAGCTTGCATTTCATAGCCCATTGGGAGTGGTAATAATTTAATCAGTTGTCCACGTGTCTAATGTGTTCGTATGAATCCCCCCGTACCGTCGTAATTTTCTAGTTTTAGAGGCCTTTCAAGGGACCTCGAGATCCTATTATCAAGAATCCTTAGAGAAAATGGGTTCCTCTTCAGTTCATAGACTAGTGCATCTACATCGTGCCTTTCTCTTCTCCTAGAGTGATATGCAGGCGAGTGAAGAGGATAGTGCACTTTCGACTGAGTGTGGCTGCCACTTCTCCCTCTGGAGTCGGATGGAGGAGTTTGATGTCTTCTATTTCGGTTACGATTTGGTGATATCTAAATTTCCCGATGTGGCGAAGTTGTATCGACGAGATTCGGCTATGGTATAACTCCTTGATTATTACATTAAGCTGCCTCGCGCACGGTGCTGACTCTTGGAGGAGCGCACTACAGGTTCTCCTCAATCCTAAATATCTTATCcgccaaaaattgagatttttgttGTTGCACGAGGTTATAGACATTGTTCAGTAGATTGGAAGTTCCTTGCATACATAGGTTAGCTTGTAGTTGCTAAAAACTTAGAAGCATCTCTTGTCTAAGTATTAACAATTGCGACGGAGGTTGCTTCAAAGGTTGGGGTGCAAGGTTGTTGCAAGGGTTAGAAAAACTAGAGAGTTTGGAGCGTTTCCTAACTAACTTTCGGAGGAACAAATTCTTCTTGTGTAGGAACAAACAAAGAGGTTACTAGATTTAGATCCCCTATCGGAGGAGGCAAAGCTTTGTTGGCTTCAGCGGCTGCAACACCAGCATGAATTGAGAGGTGAATCGAGTAATTTTTATGTCACCATAATTTTGCGAGCTTGATATCTAATATGTTTGAGAGAGATATTAGttcttcaaaagaaaaatatcTCGGTGATCTAAATCTTCGGTGAAGAGATCATGTTTTTTTCGTGGAAGATTGGAATGAATCGGCAGTTGATTCTCAGAGATGACACCATTTTTCTACTAGGAAACCATAAGTATGGGATGATGTGGTGTTATAGAGTTCAGGCAAGGTAGATCAAACTTCTAGTGCTCTTGGCTAGAGTGAGGATTCACCTATTCCATGCGCCTTTTTGTTTGGTGTTCGTTATTGTACCGCTCGTTGTGGGTTTTGCGAGTGGGCttagaaaattataattaaatttgaatgtaactagaaatatttattttttactaaaaaaatctTACAATTAATGaaatatttctaaaattaaatGATAGAGTACTAATTCTTTTATGAAGTTTGTAAGAGTATTAGCGTAATGCAGAATGAGATTGAAACAATTGAGAATTAAAGAAAAGCAAGTAGAATAGCAAGAAATGAACACACAATATCTAAATGGAAAACCCCTTCAATGTAAGAGGTCAAAAACCACAAACGCTCACCAGCAAAATTCCACTTATAAAAGAAAGAGTACAACAAATCATTTAACTCTAATGAGGATTAAAGACAATATTTTCTTTCAAAACTCTCAAAATAAAACAAGAATTCTTCACCAAAATTAATCGCTAAACACTATATGTTATTGTGATAATTGTATGTGTAGTTGTTTTCTAGTCATTCATGCTACTGCCATATTTATAGGCACCAACCAATGCTTAGGAATGAGAAATtttccatatttataggcaccAAGCAATGGTTAGGAATGAAGAAATCAAAACTTCAAGTGACGCGTCCAACATGCATCAAGTAGGAGGTGTAATGTTTGGAAGTAGTTAGAGGTGCCATATGCATAGCAATCTTAATGAAGAAGATTTATAGCCCACAAGCTTAATTGCTAATAGATTAAGCTAAAATGAGAACCACACACGATCTAACAAAGTTTCAGtcaattagtttttttttgtttgtctaTAGAGATGAAGTGGTGATAAATTAGTTTTTACTTTTATAGTAACATTTTTTGACTTATTTAAAATGTGAGAGACAAATATCTTATATGTTAAGCTGTTGTGTTAAAGAACAAGTGAAGAAACAAAAACATGGTGAACACAAAtctagaagaaatcaaagaagaccATGAACATGGTTATGATAGACAGAGAGAATTGAAGGCTCTTGATGAATCAAAAGCAGGTGTAAAGGGACTAGTAGATGTAGGTTTATCCAAGGTCCCTGAAATATTCATTCATGAACATgataaaaacacaaacccaacaaTCTCAATATTCCACTCATTGAGTACTGTGAGTATGTTAAGAAAGTTGGGATGTCGCGGGCTCAAACTCGCATTCCTGCATTTGATATTCCTATACAGCTACCAACTGAATTGTTTTAACGGGAAAGTATTTTGTTTGTTAGCCGGTTAAGAATGCCGTGAAAGTTGGGATGTCGCGGGCTCAAACTCGCATTCCTGCATTTGATATTCCTATACAGCTACCAACTGAATTGTTTTAACGGGAAAGTATTTTGTTTGTTAGCCGGTTAAGAATGCCGTTGATTCGGTTCCACtattatcatcattattattatattcAATTAATGGTTATACTAGTTTTTAAGGTTTGAAACCTCCTATTAATAACTTATTTGATGTCCCACACCTCACCAACCAAACCTCTTACTTAGGATGCCATCAATATAATATTGATGGATTCAAGACATCTCACATGCATATCATGCACAATCAGTATTAGAAAAGCACTTCTATTAAAACACATGCGCTAGTGAAGATAAGAAAAGTATGACGAGtaaaagggaaaaaaaagagCAATTATAAACCACAAATCAGAAGATGAATTTTACTGGAAAAACCAGAAACAACCATATCAAGAACATCCCATTATTTTCCCATAACTACATAGGAGGAAAAGTAACAAACTTCCTTGGAGCACTGAATATGTCCTTCCCAGCAAACGGTGAGGTCCAATCTCGCAAGCCAGCGGACGACGATGTTTCCCTGGCTGTGCCGACATTTCGCGATCCAGCCATGTAAGAACTGGCCATCCTATTCCCGGTGTTGTTTCTCAACAACGATGAGAATCCTAGCCAAACGTCACCTGATCGGGATGACGACGGGCAATCCAAACTCCAATCTATGTTGTTGTAGTCGAACTCTTGCACCAAGCCCCCGGTATTCCAATCGACGTGAGAATGTGAGTTGAATGATCTGGCTGATGGATTTTGATGACCGCAGAATAATCCAAGGGAAGGCGGAACTGTAAGTGCAGGTGAAGATGCGGCAGTGTTCCACGAACCGTGGTGTTGAGAGTGGGAAGGCATTGTCTGTGAAGGTGACGATGCAACCATTGGTTTATAAAAACCTCCCATTCCACCTGATGAGATTGAGGAATCTAACGGTCCAAATACATGGGAATACTCTTTATAAGGAGCTTGACATAGTTGCTGCAAGCGATCTGCGCCGACGGTTCCCATGCCATGATTTTGTAGTAGCAAATTCCCGTTCGACCTTGTATTTTCGTACGCTGGAGCGCCATTTACATACCAACCAGATGTTCCTGAAGGCATGGAATTCATAGAATTTAGATAATTTTGTTTGGCATCGGCGAACTGGGAATGCTGCATCATGACTACCGGCTCCCTTCCTACACCTTGATGAATCATTCTTCCTTCGTTCCTATACGCACTCGGCTGTGCCTCCATTTTAACAAACGGCGACATTGCTTGCATGGATTGAGACATAGGTAACATATTAGAAGGATTTGATGCTGAAACAATTCCACCCCATCTTTTCTGTGTCAAATCATTTTGATGATTCATGTGTAAAGACTGCGGATTCCTATTTTCAAGATCTTGGAACATGGAATCAGCACCACCAACGTTGTAATAGTTGAAGTCACTTTCACTCCCTCTCTGCTGTATCGTCGCTAAAGCTGGTTGCAATCCATGAGTTCTCATCATATTATTTTGAGCAGAATTTTCTGACTGGTTCATAGGAGATTCTTGCTTCTGAGATTTTAACGAATTTTCCGCCTTTTGAAGATCGCCTTCACAGGCAACAACTACTCTCTCGACTTCTTGCTTTGAACAATTGTATTTCACCTCCAAATTATAAATTTGTTCAAGCTCTTCACTTATGTCAATTTTCAAATTACTTTCACTATGGTTGGTAGTATCTTTTGCTTCGCTTCCTTCAAACAGCCAAGATATTGATTCTTCTAATTTCCCGTCATTTAACTTCAAAGCTAACGTTGCCCGCTCCGAAGAGAAACCCATCGCCACTAACTTCTGCACAAGGTTGTCTAGCTTCCTCGACATCAGATACGCGCCGCATCGGTCGTGCAACTCGTGAGCTCTCCTTTCCCTCTGCCTCTGGTGCTTTCTCTCATTCTTCAGCCGGATCTTATCCCTTCTGTCGTTATCACAGCCAGGTATAATATCCAACCGCGTAGTCGAGTTTGCAGCTTTCTCTTTAGTGTCTTCCGATTCACCAGAACAGCTTCCGTTATTAGAAACTGAATCGTACTCAGACACCGTTCCTTGAGGACTACTAGAATGATCATCTGCATCGTTCATTTTCGAgaattggttgttgttgttgttgttgttgtcattaACTATGGCTGAAGAATCAACCAAAGATGATTCGAGAGTTTGAACTGTTTCCGAAATGGGATCGCCTGCAGTAGCGAGAACGCCGCTCTCCTCATTAGAAGATCCAGAAGTCTTTGGAGAGATCTTTTGTTGTTCCTTAGCAGCCTTAGCCAAAGCCTTATCCTTAGACTTGGATTTCGATTTCATTGATGGAGACATTCTATTAGTTGCTATATTTGTCCTGCATTTTCACAAAAATAATTTAGAAACCATACTTCAAAAACAATAACAAATATGCAGCTGAATTATCTATGCAAATTCACATCTAAGAACCAAAATCATGCGAATCTGTTCTCACCACGAGAAATTAAGAAATAATATGAAGGGATCAATACTCAAGTTAATTCATGAATCCAAAGATAGGTCAAAACTAACAAGAATCTCAAGAAAATCGAATTAAGATCCGAACGAATTGAAAAAAAGAATcaccaacaaaaaaaaataagaacaagaTTTGATCTACATAGAAATTTTACCCATTTCTAAATGACCTAATTCACTAATTgaacaaaattaattgaaaaaatgaaGCCTATCAAAACATTAATCAAATCCAACAAATCaggttaaaaaacataaaaacaagatttTTCCAACAATTCAAAACCCCTAACAATTACAAAATTAGGGAAATTCACACATATTGCTATTCCCACCCCCACAAGAAAAAAATCATCAATCATGAAGTGGATAACATTTTCAGAAAACAATTAACAACCCACCAAAATAACATTCCAATTTTCCAAATTTTACTATCAATTCATCAATTTAACCCTTTAACACAACAAAGATTCAGATCacaagacaaaaaaaaaacagatccaataaaaaaattcaaaaaaaaaaatatgaaaaagcaTATTTTAATGCGTAAAAGATAGAAATGATCAAGGAAACTGACCTAGGAACAACAACAGAGGACGGTGAAGATGATTGGCGATTATGGTGAAGTTGAAtcgttattcttcttcttcttttttctcttccttttttgttgttgtgatttTGCTGTGAATTTTCTAATAATATAAAGTTGTTTCACCTTTTTTTAACAAAAAGGATTATTTTGTACACGTGGCACTTTCTCTATGTCTTTATCGacaatttttggaaaaataataattaatcatgTACGATGTTTTTTGAGATCCAATTTTTTTGGCATGGGAAGAAAAAATGCTTCTGAATATTTCTactatgcatttttatttgggttttATATTTTAGCTCACATTTTCTAAAACaacttcaagatttttttttatagttttgttcTCTGTTTTTTATGTAAGATTTATTTTCAATGCTTCATTTTTATTTACATGGTGTGCAAGTTAATTTGATGGAGAATTCAAATAATAAGATTTGatgttatattatattattttgatattatatgTTTAACTAtttacaaaacaaattatttgtAAGGGTGAAGATATTAGtgtcattaaatttttaaatatttatttagtgTGAGGTTggatttttttcatacttttcaTAGATTATCTGTTATGTTATGAAgcaaaatttaatattcaaattttttgttaaatacaaataaaattgaTTGTCAATTCTTTTAAATTGCATATCAAAATTGCAATTGTTTATGCAAATTAAGATCTTTTGATTTTAATGGTGATATTTAGTCTCCATAAATCATAAAATATATAGATGTGTAGGAACATTCAATTGAAATGATGCGAGTTTGAGTTAACTATACATCTCATTTATTGATTTTTAAGGAGTCAAATTTCTTactatactaaataaaaaaattgtgatatTCATTTGGAGAAAGATAGACATAAAAAATAGTTACTGAGCTCTATTAAGTGGGTTCTATTAGTATTGAttgttttttctatatttttttcaaacttaaATGTTTTATCTCAGATATCTCATTTTCTTTTGAGAAATAAAAAGATTTTAACCCTATTTATGTCCCCTGTAACTCACGTGCAAAAAAAATTTCGTGGAAAAATTTGAGGACCATCACCTTCACCCATAATAGAAGTTAAGCAAGAAAATTTTCTAATACTCTTTGTTGGGGGTCGAAGGATCAGAAACTTAGTTTTCAATCTTATCAATAAGAAGTTTATTTCAACACACCTAAAATAAAAAGTTTTCATTTCAAGTCCCTCAATATTTTGAAATCTTGATCTCTGGTGATACCTATCTTTATATAAGAAGAAGTTAAGCAAACTATATGGAATTGTGACAACTTCAAGAGTCTCAGGCTTAATAGATTTAACTTCTGATTTTTTAAAGACTTTTGGGCTGACATTGAGGTTGCTTTCATTCAAATTCTCTTTGAGTTTCATACTAATCAAAAAGTGGTGAAATGTTCCAATTGCAATTTCATATCCCTTATTCCTAAAGTAACCAGTCCTCAATCTTTGTCCGACTTGTAACATATATCTCTAGCATGATGCATGTATAAAGTTCTAAAAAAAGTTGTTGGTGAATATATTAAAGAAAGTTATTTCTTTGATAATTTTGGAATCTCAATATGCTTTTATTCATTAGTGTCATATCCATAGTGACACTTCAATAGCTAATGAAATTGTCGATGAGATGATGCCATAAAATCGAAAAAATAACTTATCATTCTTAAGGTTGGCTTCGAAAAAGCATTTGACTCAGTCAAATGGGACTATCTGGTTGACATAATATCTTTGATGAGACTCTGTTAATATG
This genomic interval carries:
- the LOC131635068 gene encoding uncharacterized protein LOC131635068; protein product: MSPSMKSKSKSKDKALAKAAKEQQKISPKTSGSSNEESGVLATAGDPISETVQTLESSLVDSSAIVNDNNNNNNNQFSKMNDADDHSSSPQGTVSEYDSVSNNGSCSGESEDTKEKAANSTTRLDIIPGCDNDRRDKIRLKNERKHQRQRERRAHELHDRCGAYLMSRKLDNLVQKLVAMGFSSERATLALKLNDGKLEESISWLFEGSEAKDTTNHSESNLKIDISEELEQIYNLEVKYNCSKQEVERVVVACEGDLQKAENSLKSQKQESPMNQSENSAQNNMMRTHGLQPALATIQQRGSESDFNYYNVGGADSMFQDLENRNPQSLHMNHQNDLTQKRWGGIVSASNPSNMLPMSQSMQAMSPFVKMEAQPSAYRNEGRMIHQGVGREPVVMMQHSQFADAKQNYLNSMNSMPSGTSGWYVNGAPAYENTRSNGNLLLQNHGMGTVGADRLQQLCQAPYKEYSHVFGPLDSSISSGGMGGFYKPMVASSPSQTMPSHSQHHGSWNTAASSPALTVPPSLGLFCGHQNPSARSFNSHSHVDWNTGGLVQEFDYNNIDWSLDCPSSSRSGDVWLGFSSLLRNNTGNRMASSYMAGSRNVGTARETSSSAGLRDWTSPFAGKDIFSAPRKFVTFPPM